The Pecten maximus chromosome 6, xPecMax1.1, whole genome shotgun sequence DNA window GTGACTATAACTTTGCTGAGTTTTGTAACATTATTATTCCCGACATACTTTTGAATCCATCAATAAACCACATCGATTCTACCCGATAAAATTGAAGTCAACGGCAACGCAGATTCTTCTACTACACCAACAGTTTATGTTTCGTTCTCTAGTTAAAATGTGACCAAAAGTGTCGGCCTACTATAAATACGTGACTCGAAGGATAGGCTTACCATGAAATGTGACCAGAATGGTCGGCCTACCATTAATTTTGAGCCAAAGATTCGGCCTACCATAAAATGTGACCAGAATGGTCGGTCTACCATTGATTTTGACCCAAAGGGTCGGCAAACtataaaatgatttcattagGGTCTGCCTGTCATTAATTTTGACCCAAAGAGTCGGCATACCATTAAATGTGACCAGAATGGTCGGCCTACCACTAATTAAGCTATATGTACAGCGTGGCTTCTAACGCACATTGTCAGCTTCACCGATCCgaattttatcgatgttttgttgcaTGCATATTGCTTTATGTTtagttgtatgtttgtttacaatgatCATTTAGTACGAGAATATTTTGCTAATATGTTTGCGTTATTTGGGAGTATGCGGCTTTAAACTTTCagctaatttttttttaaagtataaaGAATCAActtttggatttttttaaaggaaGTGAACTACtagtattatattttttttataaatagttAACGTGGTGGTCTTGATTTGAATCCTTGCAGAATTGAATTTTAATGAAGTAAACACTTGAAATGGATACCCCGACTCCATGTTATGGCGAGGTTATTGTAATAGGGCTGCGTAACGCTAAGCGTAATTAGATCCTATTCAAAACTTGTGCCTACTACCTGTTGAATACAAACTACAAAACAGCTTTTACTTCCTGGTACCGGGGACCTATGTACACTGGTACCGGGGACGTATGTACACTGGTACCGGTGACATATGTACACTGGTACCGGGGACGTATGTACACTGGTACCGGGAACGTACGTACACTGGCAGCGGGACGTATGTACACTGGTACCGGGGACGTATGTACACTGATATCGGGGAcgtttatactggtacaggggACTTTTACACTGGTACCGGGGACGTATGTACACTGGTATCGGGGACGTATGTACACTGGTACCGGGGACGTATGTACACTGGTATCGGAGACTATGTACACTGGTACCGGGGACGTATGTACACTGGTACCGGGGACGTATGTACACTGATATCGGGGAcgtttatactggtacaggggACTTTTACACTGGTACCGGGGACGTATGTACACTGGTATCGGGGACGTATGTACACTGGTACCGGGGACGTATGTACACTGGTACCGGGACGTATGTACACTGGTACCGGGGACGTATGTACACTGGTACCGGTGACGTATGTACACTGGTACCGGGGACGTATGTACATTGGTACCGGGGACGTATGTACACTGGTACCGGGGACGTACGTACACTGGTACCGGGGAcgtttatactggtacaggggACTTTTACACTGGTACCGGGGACGTATGTACACTGTTATCGGGGACGTATGTACACTGGTATCGGGGACTATGTACACTGGTACCGGGGACGTATGTACACTGGTACCGGGACGTATGTACACTGGTACCGAGGACGTACGTACACTGGTACCGGGGACGTATGTACACTGGTACCGGGGACGTACGTACACTGGTACCGGGGACGTTTACACTGGTACCGGGGACGTATGTAAACTGGTACCGGGGACGTATGTATACTGGTACCGGGGACGTGCGTACACTGGTAGCGAGAGGTATGTACACTGGTACCGGGGACGTATGTACACTGGTACCGGTGACGTATGTACACTGGTACCGGGGACGTATGTACACTGGTACTGGGGAAGTATGTACACTGGTACCGGGGACGTATGTACACTGGTAGCGGGACGTATGTACACTGGTACCGGGGACGTACGTACACTGGTACCGGGGACGTACGTACACTGGTACCGGGGACGTACGTACACTGGTACCGGGGACGTTTACACTGGTACCGGGGACGTTTACACTGGTACCGGTGACGTATGTACACTGGTACCGGGGACGTTTACACTGGTACCCGGGACATATGTACACTGGTAGCGGGACGTATGTACACTTGTACCGGGGACGTACGTACACTGGTACCGGTGACGTATGTACACTGGTACCGGGGACGTATGTACACTGGTACCGGGGACGTTTACACTGGTACCGGGGACGTTTACACTGGTAACGGGGACGTATGTACACTGGTACCGGGCACGTATGTACACTGATATCGAGGACGTATGTACCCTGGTACCGGGGACGTATGTACATTGGTATTTGTGACCTTCGGACACTGATACCTTGGACATAtgtggtatatgtatgatacCGATAAAAAAAAGGAATCAGTTATTATAATGTTTGAAAATCTACAAGAAATGACAAGAAAATGACAAGAAAATGTATATGACAAAGAGCtgactagatatatatatatatatagcttggAGGGTATAATACATCAACCGCGAAAAATGGCCGCTTTAGAATTGCCATGATATAAGTTTATACTTACCCTGACCAAATGTCACTCCCACCGCTACACAGACACATATCAGGAACATTGCGGTCATCTTTTGGACCAGTGTGGGCAGTTCATGTAGGAATCACCACCCTAGTCACCCTGTCCGCTAACAGACAGATAGACTTTACCCTGGTGTGTGTTCACACCGGTACGACCGTAGACATTGTGCGTCTTAACTAAAGTGTAAAAAATAAGGTAACTATATATGTAGGTATACGGTGTAAACATCAACAAGCAACGTCACCTGtataaatctttaaaatgataCCTTCCAACAgcttttttaaaattcaatcacatgcgtctgcttctggttagtatttatagaaaaaatatattaaccCCTAatcttatatcaatatttttgtattaatactaaccagaagcagggGCCTGTGATTCAATGACCATGCAGTGTTACCCGGAAGAAATAAATATGTCACATATACTCGTTTGAATAATTTGGGAACATTCCAAAAGTAATAAAGGACGAATTTACGCGATAAATACATAAATGCTATGTTATAATGCTTAAATATGAATAATCATAATATACTGATTTACACTACTGTGGGATGTCACTTGGATTTTTCGATTCTGTTTTATTTCACATTGTTCCAAATCCCCTTACTTCTTGTTAATCTTCCAAACATAAATTCTAGGTCACCGCAATTCTACACTTCAGGAAAACGCCCCAGTCTCTGTAATTAACTTTCTTTATCAGTAACTTTCCGAGTCTCTCAGTGATTCACCACAATATCAGTTAcaaaatcagtaaaaaaaatgGATAATTATCAGTTATGACATTGAAATAATCATGTTGTTCATACATATTATTTGTTGTCGCGGCTAGAGATCGAGGTAAGTAACTGATGTGGAAGATTCTGATCTCTCCTTTCTTGTCAAAATCTGTCATAACGAGATAACGTCAATGTTCATTAAGTTTGGATTGGGGTATAGCAATGTGgaaattgaatgttttaacaGATGATACGTTGTTCTGGGGTGAATACTAAGGATTGATCAACAtctcttttgaatttttcaaaatcCTCCGGAAAATTCAATGAAGATTCCACAATTTGCGCGAGATATGCCTGTATATTGAGCTACAAACGTTTCATATAGTTGCGTTGATTCTGCAAAACAAGGATAAATTACGTGTACAATGAAATTATAACTTAGATATGTAaaaatttaaacattatttaacaaCAATTGCAAAAATAAGTCAAActaacttatataaatcacttttgttggcctggatggaaacTCGCGAGGGGCCGaccttactgtgggaggaaatcgGGGTACCCTAATTCCTATTGCATGATATCATTACACGTCCTATTTATCGGAGTGATCTCTCCCTGAATGATCGTCGTGATTTGTCCCTGTATAATCGTCGTGATTTCTCCCTGTATAATCGTCGTGATTTCTTCCTGTATAATCGTCGTGATTTCTCTCTGTATAATCGGAGTGATTTCTCCCTGTATGATCGCAGTGATTTCTCCCTGTATAATCGTCGTGATTTCTCCCTGAATGATCGTCGTGATTTCTTCCTGTATAATCGTCGTGATTTCTCCCTGTATAATCGTCGTGATTTCTCCCTGAATGATCGTCGTGATTTCTCCCTGTATAATCGTCGTGATTTCTCCCTGAATGATCGTCGTGATTTCTTCCTGTATGATCGCAGTGCTTTCTCTCTGTGTGATCAGTGATTTCTCCCTGTGTGATTGGAGTGATTTCTCCCTGTATGATCGCAATGATTTCTCCATGTGTAACAGAGTGATCTCTCCCCGTGTGATCAGAGTGATATCTCCCTGTGTGATGGGAGTGATTCCTCCCTGTATGATCGGAGTGATATCTCCCTGTATGATCGGAGTGATTTCTCCCCGTGTGATCGGAGTGATTCTTCCATGTATGATCAGAGTGATATCTCCCTGTGTATTGGAGTGATTCCTCCCTATATGATCGGAGTGATTCCTCCATGTATGATCAGAGTGATATCTCCCTGTATGATCAGAGTGATATCTCCCTGTGTATTGGAGTGATTGCTCCCTATATGATCGGAGTGATTCCTCCATGTATGATCAGAGTGATATCTCCCTGTATGATCGGAGTGATATCTCCCCGTGTGATCGGAGTGATATCTCCCCGTGTGATGGGAGTGATCTCTCCCTGTATGATCAGAGTGATATCTCCCTGTGTATTGGAGTGATTCCTCCCTATATGATCGGAGTGATTCCTCCCTATATGATCAGAGTGATTCCTCCCTATATGATCAGAGTGATTCCTCCCTATATGATCGGAGCGATTCCTCCCTATATGATCGGAGTGATTCCTCCCTGTATGATCAGAGTGATATCTCCCTATATGATCGGAGTGATTCCTCCCTGTATGATCGGAGTGATTCCTCCCTATATGATCGGAGTGATTTCTCTCTGTATGATCGGAGTGATTCCTCCCTGTATGATCGGAGTGATTCCTCCCTGTATGATCGGAGCGATTCCTCCCTATATGATCGGAGTGATCTCTCCCTATATGATCGGAGTGATTCCTCCCTGTGTGATCGGAGTGATTCCTCCCTGTATGATCGGAGTGATTCCTCCCTGTATGATCGGAGTGATTCCTCCCTGTGTGATCTCTCCCTGTGTGATCGGAGTGATTGCTCACTGTATGATCGGAGTGATTCCTCCCTGTATGATCAGAGTGATTCCTCCCTGTATGATCGGAGTGATTCCTCCCTGTGTGATCTCTCCCTGTGTGATCGGAGTGATTCCTCCCTATATGATCGGAGTGATTTCTCTCTGTATGATCGGAGCGATTCCTCCCTATATGATCGGAGTGATCTCTCCCTATATGATCAGAGTGATTCCTCCCTGTATGATCGGAGTGATTCCTCCCTGTATGATCGGAGCGATTCCTCCCTATATGATCGGAGTGATCTCTCCCTATATGATCGGAGTGATTCCTCACTGTATGATCGGAGTGATTCCTCCCTGTATGATCAGAGTGATTCCTACCTGTGTGATCTCTCCCTGTATGATCAGAGTGATATCTCCCTGTGTATTAGAGTGATATCTCCCCGTGTGATGGGAGTGATCTCTCCCTGTATGATCAGAGTGATATCTCCCTGTGTATTGGAGTGATTCCTCCCTATATGATCAGAGTGATTCCTCCCTGTGTGATCAGAGTGATATCTCCCTGTATGATCAGAGTGATATCTCCCTGTATGATCGGAGTGATTCCTCCCTGTATGATCGGAGTGATTCCTCCCTATATGATCAGAGTGATTCCTCCCTGTATGATCAGAGTGATATCTCCCTGTATGATCGGAGTGATTCCTCCCTGTATGATCAGAGTGATATCTCCCTGTATGATCGGAGTGATTCCTCCCTGTATGATCGGAGTGATTCCTCCCTATATGATCAGAGTGATTCCTCCCTGTGTGATCTCTCCATGTATGATCGGAGTGATCTCTCCCTGTATGATCGGATTGATCTCTCCCTGTGTGATCGGAGTGATTGCTCACTGTATGATCAGAGTGATATATCCCTGTGTATTGGAGTGATTTCTCCCTATATGATCGGAGTGATTCCTCCCTATATGATCGGAGCGATTCCTCCCTGTATGATCGGAGTGATTTCTTCTATATCGTCTGGTAAAGATGCATTGGAGAACCTCTAATGCCTGCTATTTAAGTTACTCATATATATAGCAACACAAGCGGCATTCATTTTTTCCTTCCCTCTCACTACTGTTTCGTTTCTGCTCTTGATTTTCTTTGTTGGtatgggccgcggtggccgagtggttaaggtgtccagacactttaacactagtcctccacctctgggttgcgagttcgaaacctacgtggggcagttgccaggtactgaccgtaggccggtggttttcctccgggtactccgactttcctccacctccaaaacctggcacgtccttaaatgaccctggctgtaataggacgttaaacaaaaacaaaccaaaccaaatctttgTTGGTATAAGCCTAGACACCCTTGTGTCCCCCAAGACATCCCGTCACATATGACGAGGACTATTGCAAGTATGTTAAATACCAATAAACCAAAGAACTTCGACTAATCAATTCCTGTACTACAAAAACCTCTTGAACAATTGGTGCACAAATCCTAACAATCGCTAACTCAAAGTTGAACACCGAATGTATACATCTTTGTGAAATATGTTGGTTTGTTATGTTTGTGTTGATGACAATCATAGCCAACTGATTTAAGATATAAAAGTGATAAAAATCAGTCTGGTGTtggttttctttttgtttttgtttgaaagGATACATTTCGTTAGACAATagaaaattcaaatttgaaattgttttacATTGGTTTTAATCagtttttaaattgtattaCAAATAATGCGAAAAAAACAATcccaaaacatatttttctcttcttttctttatttgaaATGTGAGTAATTTTACAGAATGACCTGTATAATTCTCGTATATAAAAGAATCTGTTCTTTTTACACGATACATtgccatatacagtatatcaacagtacattgatataaatgaacACATTTGGTCAGGTAGAGCTTCTCTATCCTAGTACATCCACTGTGAACCAAATAAGCACCAAAGAAAAATAGAATATTATAGGTAAACAAGATACAAAGTCATCAACCAATCATAATAAAGGGAGTCATGTGTCCTATGgaatgtgtagtctgtataaatTACATCAATTAAGGGGAGATAAGTACAGTCTGTATATCAATtaagggggagataatcaaaGTATCCATTTGCagtatttcaaaacaaaacagttCATTAGTACAAACAAGATGTAATTCTCTGTTAAATTTCTTTTGGATAGAAATGCACAAactcacaaaaaaataataaaagctGAGATTTTGCACATTATTTACAATACCAGTCATtggttttatttgaattttacaGACTGATACCAGACACATttgaataatttgtttatttttgtataattataaatcatCACTTATGTTTCAAGTCAATaacaattacattataataGCTCTATTTAAACATTCAATTTAgtaatttgataaaattgtcAAAACAATCCCGTAATATTCCATATCAACAAATTATGAATGAATTGtagaatttgataaaatattaattacaatatttAGAACTTTATTATGGAAAAACATTTTTACctatttttatataataaatatgtaaggtacacaatatatttttgtcaaatgataaatttatatttctatataaatactAATTAATGTATTAAGTATTGTTACCTGaaagataatatatattgatacattgcTACAAATTAATAATTCGTACATTTTTTCAGGAATACTGAATTGcctacattattttttttatcataatagTGCTGAAAGTCCCCAAAATGCAGCTGTAGTGATATAATTTGTTGATCGAACACACTATGAACACTATATGCCTATATGAAGAAGCTACCGATACAATAAAGTCCGACGAGCATTGGTCAGTCTGAGGACATATCATTACATAAATAGCTATACAAAATACACTGTcctgtatactatatataacacatttagACCACTATCACAAGCTACTGTTGGCTGTGTCATGCTATGGGAACAGTTTCTTTACAAATActtttaatacatttgatattttggATAAACTGGAAAACCTTTCAATCTAGCAAATCCGGTATTTAGGTATTGAAGATTAAAGATGAATATTTTACCAACTAAAATTGAAGATACTTCTACagaataaatattgtatttaaaaaaaaatgcttaatAAATacttgcatatatatttattatacagaaacaagcctatgtctggtaataagctgAAGCTAAatcatgtctattgcagtttaTAGATCAAATTTGTTAACAAATGTTATTTCATAGTCCTGCAAAAAGCCCCTACTAAAAATGGGTCAAGGCTTATGTGTAGGCCCCCTGGCCttattacagtatatagtatGAGGTAatcatatatatctttaaattaaTACTGTCTCCTTATTCAGGACAAAGATACCTCATTATGCAGGTCAAAGATGTCTCCTTATTCAGACTACAGATGTTTCGCTGTATTATAAACTCCTCCTTTGCTTCAATGTGAGAAAACATTAGGGCTATTATTACGATTCATCCATATTGAAACCTTACacagtataatgatgtataatgagaatatgtgtacagtatagagaaaaacaaacattaatCATAAAAGATAAAAGATGTCCACAGTGTTTGCTGTAGCACTAGGCGAGAAGCTACAGCCTGACCATACAACAACATTGGGTTAGACTAACAGACAACaagaatatatacatagtaCATAAG harbors:
- the LOC117330118 gene encoding uncharacterized protein LOC117330118 gives rise to the protein MYDQSDISLYDRSDISPCDRSDISPCDGSDLSLYDQSDISLCIGVIPPYMIGVIPPYMIRVIPPYMIRVIPPYMIGAIPPYMIGVIPPCMIRVISPYMIGVIPPCMIGVIPPYMIGVISLCMIGVIPPCMIGVIPPCMIGAIPPYMIGVISPYMIGVIPPCVIGVIPPCMIGVIPPCMIGVIPPCVISPCVIGVIAHCMIGVIPPCMIRVIPPCMIGVIPPCVISPCVIGVIPPYMIGVISLCMIGAIPPYMIGVISPYMIRVIPPCMIGVIPPCMIGAIPPYMIGVISPYMIGVIPHCMIGVIPPCMIRVIPTCVISPCMIRVISPCVLE